One region of Roseovarius faecimaris genomic DNA includes:
- a CDS encoding radical SAM protein has protein sequence MKDTLPGQANLGKFKDPAVTAKGEPRATVALSHPETLWFNTGTLCNITCANCYIESSPENDRLVYISEPELRDYLDQIETRGWPIREIGFTGGEPFMNPEMIGLAGAALERGYDVLILTNAMRPMMRKRVQAGLIELNAAYPGKLTLRISVDHWSEALHDAERGKGAFARTLEGMEWLRDVGIRMAVAGRTVWGESESDARVGYQALYDLHNFKIDSQNPGMTVLFPEMDEEVEVPEITTACWDILGKSPDAVMCSSSRMVVKRKGAASPTVLACTLLPYDPQFELGTTLAEAERDVALNHPHCAKFCVLGGASCSA, from the coding sequence ATGAAAGACACCCTGCCGGGCCAGGCCAATCTGGGCAAATTCAAAGACCCCGCCGTGACCGCCAAGGGCGAGCCGCGCGCCACCGTGGCGCTCAGCCACCCCGAGACGCTGTGGTTCAACACCGGCACGCTGTGCAATATCACCTGCGCCAATTGCTATATCGAAAGCTCTCCCGAAAATGACCGGCTGGTCTATATTTCGGAGCCCGAGCTGCGCGACTACCTCGATCAGATCGAGACGCGCGGCTGGCCCATTCGCGAGATCGGCTTTACCGGGGGCGAGCCTTTCATGAACCCCGAGATGATCGGCCTTGCGGGCGCCGCCCTTGAGCGGGGGTATGACGTGCTCATCCTTACCAACGCCATGCGCCCGATGATGCGCAAACGCGTGCAGGCCGGGCTGATCGAGTTGAACGCCGCCTATCCGGGCAAGCTGACCCTGCGCATCTCGGTCGATCACTGGTCCGAAGCGCTGCATGACGCCGAGCGCGGCAAAGGGGCTTTTGCCCGCACGCTCGAAGGGATGGAATGGTTGCGTGACGTCGGCATCCGCATGGCCGTGGCGGGCCGCACCGTCTGGGGCGAGAGCGAGAGCGACGCGCGCGTGGGTTATCAGGCGCTTTATGATCTCCACAACTTCAAGATCGATTCGCAAAACCCTGGAATGACTGTGCTTTTCCCGGAGATGGACGAAGAGGTCGAGGTGCCAGAAATCACCACCGCCTGCTGGGACATTCTGGGCAAATCCCCCGATGCGGTGATGTGTTCATCCTCGCGGATGGTGGTCAAGCGCAAGGGCGCGGCTTCGCCCACCGTGCTGGCCTGCACCCTGCTGCCCTACGATCCGCAATTCGAGCTGGGCACCACCCTCGCCGAGGCCGAGCGCGACGTGGCCCTCAACCACCCCCATTGCGCCAAATTCTGTGTGCTGGGCGGGGCGTCCTGTTCCGCCTAG
- the zwf gene encoding glucose-6-phosphate dehydrogenase yields the protein MVSRVIPVEPFDLVIIGGTGDLARRKILPALFRRYLAGQMGKGSQVIGAARTEMDTEAYRQMVSEAIAEFGGAEAKNKTGLKKFLALISYITLDAKGDTGWEALHDAVQTDHVRAFYFSVGPSLFGDLAKRLQKHGMADDQCRIVVEKPFGRDLASARELNKVLARYFDESQIYRIDHYLGKETVQNLMAVRFGNMLFEPLWNSQYVDHIQITVAESVGVGGRGEYYDRSGAMRDMMQNHLMQLFCLIAMEPPAKFDPDSVRDEKLKVIRALDPLRPENIVRGQYEATETRPSYRKQVENRDSTTESFVALKANISNWRWAGTPFYLRTGKRLRERASEIAVVFKDAPHSIFGEDAGRHRNILTIKLQPNEGIELGVTIKEPGPGGMRLIDVPLDMTFAEALGPDQADFPDAYERLIMDVIRGNQTLFMRGDEVEAAWAWTDPIIAEFKEGEPPLPYATGSSGPDEALALIHRDGRAWREIKA from the coding sequence ATGGTCTCGCGCGTCATCCCGGTGGAGCCGTTTGACCTTGTCATCATCGGTGGCACGGGTGATCTGGCGCGTCGCAAGATCCTGCCTGCGCTGTTCCGGCGGTATCTGGCCGGGCAGATGGGCAAGGGCAGTCAGGTGATCGGCGCGGCCCGCACCGAGATGGATACGGAGGCCTATCGCCAGATGGTCAGCGAGGCGATTGCCGAATTTGGCGGGGCCGAGGCAAAGAACAAGACCGGTCTGAAGAAATTTCTGGCGCTGATCAGCTACATCACCCTTGATGCCAAGGGCGACACGGGCTGGGAGGCGCTGCACGATGCGGTGCAGACTGACCACGTTCGGGCGTTCTATTTCTCGGTCGGGCCGAGCCTGTTCGGTGATCTTGCCAAGCGGCTGCAAAAGCATGGCATGGCCGATGATCAGTGCCGCATCGTGGTGGAAAAGCCCTTTGGCCGGGACCTGGCCAGTGCGCGCGAGCTGAACAAGGTGCTGGCGCGCTATTTCGATGAAAGCCAGATCTACCGGATCGACCATTACCTGGGCAAGGAAACGGTGCAGAACCTGATGGCGGTGCGCTTTGGCAATATGCTGTTCGAGCCTCTGTGGAACAGCCAGTACGTGGACCATATCCAGATCACGGTGGCCGAATCCGTCGGCGTCGGCGGGCGTGGCGAATACTATGACCGCTCGGGCGCCATGCGCGACATGATGCAGAATCACCTGATGCAGCTCTTTTGCCTGATCGCGATGGAGCCGCCCGCCAAGTTCGACCCCGACTCGGTGCGCGACGAGAAGCTCAAGGTCATTCGCGCGCTCGACCCGCTCAGGCCCGAGAATATCGTGCGTGGACAATACGAGGCGACGGAGACGCGCCCGAGTTACCGCAAGCAGGTGGAGAACCGCGACAGCACGACCGAAAGTTTCGTGGCGCTCAAGGCCAATATCTCCAACTGGCGGTGGGCCGGCACGCCATTCTATCTGCGCACGGGCAAACGGCTGAGAGAGCGGGCGAGCGAGATCGCCGTGGTGTTCAAGGACGCGCCGCATTCGATCTTTGGCGAAGACGCCGGGCGGCACCGCAATATCCTGACGATCAAGCTGCAACCCAATGAGGGGATCGAGCTGGGCGTGACCATCAAGGAACCGGGGCCGGGGGGCATGCGGCTGATCGATGTGCCGCTGGATATGACCTTCGCCGAGGCGCTGGGGCCGGATCAGGCGGATTTTCCGGATGCCTATGAACGGCTGATCATGGATGTGATCCGGGGCAATCAGACGCTGTTCATGCGCGGGGACGAGGTGGAGGCCGCCTGGGCCTGGACCGATCCGATCATCGCGGAATTCAAGGAGGGCGAGCCGCCCTTGCCCTATGCCACGGGCAGTTCCGGCCCGGATGAGGCGCTGGCACTTATTCACCGCGACGGGCGCGCCTGGAGGGAGATCAAGGCATGA
- the pgl gene encoding 6-phosphogluconolactonase, with protein sequence MTIFREYPDAEMMAIDVANQLAGELTSALDHEERVLFVVPGGSTPGPIFDDLCDADLDWSRVDVLLSDERWLPQVHVRSNTRLITERLLTGRAAAARHLPLYAPAHQPEEVLADLEANIVPNLPIGVCLLGMGADMHTASLFPGGDNLAAALDRHAPVLMPIRAKDAPEPRLTLTARVLNEALAKHVVITGQAKRAAFDRARGLSPEKAPIRAVLDGATVHWAPE encoded by the coding sequence ATGACGATATTCCGAGAATACCCTGATGCCGAAATGATGGCGATCGACGTGGCCAACCAGTTGGCGGGAGAGCTGACCTCGGCGCTGGATCATGAGGAGCGGGTGCTCTTCGTGGTGCCGGGGGGCAGCACGCCGGGGCCGATCTTTGACGATCTGTGCGACGCCGATCTCGACTGGTCCCGTGTCGATGTCCTGTTGAGTGACGAGCGCTGGTTGCCGCAGGTGCATGTGCGCTCCAACACACGGCTGATCACCGAACGGCTGCTGACGGGCCGGGCGGCGGCCGCGCGCCATCTGCCGCTCTATGCCCCTGCGCACCAGCCCGAGGAGGTGCTGGCAGACCTTGAGGCCAATATCGTACCCAACCTTCCGATTGGTGTCTGCCTTTTGGGCATGGGCGCGGATATGCACACGGCATCCCTGTTTCCCGGCGGGGATAACCTGGCCGCCGCTCTTGACCGGCATGCGCCGGTCCTGATGCCGATCCGGGCCAAGGACGCGCCCGAGCCGCGTCTGACGCTGACGGCGCGGGTGCTGAACGAAGCGTTGGCCAAACATGTGGTGATCACGGGACAGGCCAAGCGCGCGGCGTTCGATCGCGCCAGAGGGCTCTCGCCCGAAAAGGCCCCCATTCGTGCGGTTCTTGACGGGGCCACGGTGCATTGGGCTCCGGAATGA
- the pgi gene encoding glucose-6-phosphate isomerase: protein MFDRLKAQAGELTDTDILSLFEDESRAETFSVRFDGMLFDYSKTRMTGAVRDSLLALAVSRGVAARRDAMFAGAPINETEGRAVLHTALRNLNGGPVEVDGQDVMPEVRNTLSRMERFSEQIRSGGYRGQGGAITDVVNIGIGGSHLGPEMATLALSPYHDGPRCHFVANVDGADITDTLKGLDPATTLVIVASKSFTTIETMTNAETARAWMAQAVDDPAAQFVALSTAEEKTAQFGIPPERVFGFEDWVGGRYSIWGPIGLSLMIAIGPTRFREMLAGGEAMDRHFRDAPAVENMPMMLALTGLWHSHACGYATRAVLPYDQRLARLPAYFQQLEMESNGKGVTMAGAAAPRTGPVVWGEPGTNGQHAFYQLIHQGTQVIPCEFIVAAQGHEPALAHHHRLLVANCLAQSEALMRGRSLDVARALMTEKGFQGEELERQAAHRVFPGNRPSTTLLYDRLTPYRLGQIIALYEHRVFVEGVILGINSFDQWGVELGKVLAVELEPVLRGDAPADGKDGSTRALVNFVRGSED from the coding sequence ATGTTTGACAGGCTGAAAGCGCAGGCCGGGGAGCTGACGGATACGGATATCCTCAGCCTGTTCGAGGACGAAAGCCGCGCCGAGACCTTCTCGGTGCGCTTTGACGGGATGCTGTTCGACTATTCCAAAACCCGGATGACGGGCGCGGTGCGGGACAGCCTTTTGGCCTTGGCCGTATCGCGGGGCGTGGCCGCCCGGCGTGATGCGATGTTCGCAGGTGCACCGATCAATGAAACCGAAGGCCGCGCGGTGCTGCATACGGCGCTGCGCAACCTGAACGGTGGGCCGGTCGAGGTTGACGGGCAGGACGTGATGCCGGAGGTGCGCAACACGCTGTCCCGTATGGAGCGGTTTTCGGAGCAGATCCGCTCCGGCGGGTACAGAGGGCAGGGCGGCGCGATCACCGACGTGGTCAATATCGGCATCGGCGGGTCGCATCTTGGCCCCGAGATGGCGACGCTGGCGCTGTCGCCTTACCATGACGGGCCGCGCTGTCATTTCGTTGCGAATGTGGACGGCGCGGATATCACCGACACGCTGAAGGGGCTCGACCCAGCAACGACCCTGGTCATTGTCGCCTCGAAAAGCTTCACCACCATCGAGACGATGACCAATGCCGAAACCGCGCGCGCCTGGATGGCGCAGGCGGTTGATGATCCGGCCGCTCAATTCGTGGCGCTCTCTACGGCCGAAGAGAAAACCGCGCAGTTCGGCATTCCGCCGGAGCGGGTTTTTGGCTTTGAGGACTGGGTTGGCGGGCGCTACTCGATTTGGGGGCCTATTGGCCTGAGCCTGATGATCGCCATCGGGCCGACGCGCTTCCGCGAGATGCTTGCGGGCGGCGAGGCGATGGACCGGCATTTCCGCGATGCCCCGGCGGTTGAGAATATGCCGATGATGCTGGCCCTGACCGGGCTCTGGCATTCCCATGCCTGCGGCTATGCCACCCGCGCGGTGCTGCCTTATGATCAGCGCCTTGCACGGCTGCCGGCCTATTTCCAGCAGTTGGAAATGGAATCGAACGGCAAGGGCGTGACCATGGCGGGCGCGGCGGCCCCGCGCACCGGGCCGGTGGTCTGGGGCGAGCCGGGCACCAACGGGCAACACGCCTTCTATCAGCTCATCCACCAGGGCACGCAGGTCATCCCGTGCGAATTCATAGTGGCGGCACAAGGCCACGAGCCGGCGCTTGCGCATCATCACCGGCTGCTTGTGGCCAACTGTCTTGCGCAATCCGAGGCGCTGATGCGGGGGCGGTCGCTTGACGTGGCGCGGGCGCTCATGACGGAGAAGGGATTTCAGGGCGAAGAACTGGAGCGTCAGGCGGCGCATCGCGTGTTCCCGGGCAACCGGCCTTCGACGACGCTGCTCTATGACCGGCTGACGCCCTACCGGCTGGGTCAGATCATCGCGCTTTATGAACACCGCGTGTTCGTCGAAGGGGTGATCTTGGGGATCAACTCTTTCGATCAATGGGGCGTGGAACTGGGCAAGGTGTTGGCGGTAGAGCTCGAGCCGGTGTTGCGCGGAGACGCCCCGGCGGACGGCAAGGACGGCTCGACCCGCGCGCTCGTGAATTTTGTCCGTGGGTCAGAAGACTGA
- a CDS encoding cupin domain-containing protein, translated as MSAQDIIETLGLEPHPEGGHFVETWRAEGDSRPSGTAIYFLLQGHENNHWHKVDATEIWHFHAGAPLVLSLSASDTGPAWNERLGQDLPAGERPQVIVPPGHWQKARTTGDWTLVSCTVSPGFEFDGFTLAPPGFDIPQKA; from the coding sequence ATGAGCGCGCAAGACATCATCGAAACACTTGGCCTTGAGCCGCATCCCGAGGGCGGGCATTTCGTGGAAACCTGGCGGGCCGAAGGCGACAGCCGCCCCAGCGGCACGGCGATTTATTTCTTGCTTCAGGGCCATGAAAACAACCACTGGCATAAGGTCGACGCGACCGAGATCTGGCATTTTCATGCCGGGGCGCCGCTGGTCCTGTCGCTATCTGCGTCCGATACCGGGCCTGCATGGAATGAGCGGCTTGGCCAGGACCTGCCCGCAGGGGAACGTCCTCAAGTCATCGTCCCGCCCGGCCACTGGCAAAAGGCGCGCACAACGGGGGACTGGACGCTGGTCAGCTGCACCGTCTCGCCGGGGTTCGAGTTTGACGGGTTCACGCTCGCCCCGCCGGGGTTTGACATCCCACAGAAGGCATAA
- a CDS encoding glycine zipper 2TM domain-containing protein yields MSKLNVMVAGVCLMALTACGGGPAARTAVGAAGGAAAGYAAADLLGADSDWKIIGALSGAAAGTLIARNSRNGRCAYSDGKGGYYKRRC; encoded by the coding sequence ATGAGCAAGTTGAACGTGATGGTAGCAGGGGTTTGCCTGATGGCGCTGACCGCCTGTGGCGGCGGCCCGGCAGCGCGGACCGCGGTCGGTGCGGCTGGCGGGGCGGCGGCAGGCTATGCCGCGGCGGACCTGTTGGGCGCCGATAGCGACTGGAAGATCATCGGTGCCCTGAGCGGGGCTGCCGCCGGCACCCTGATCGCCCGGAATTCCCGTAACGGGCGCTGCGCGTATTCCGACGGCAAAGGCGGGTATTACAAGCGCCGCTGCTGA
- the eno gene encoding phosphopyruvate hydratase, with protein MSTIIDIHAREILDSRGNPTVEVDVILEDGTMGRAAVPSGASTGAYEAVERRDGDKSRYMGKGVLEAVAAVNGEIADALVGFDATEQVAIDEAMIELDGTANKGRLGANAILGVSLANAKAAADFTTQPLFRYVGGTQARVLPVPMMNIINGGEHADNPIDIQEFMIMPVAADSIRDAVRMGAEVFHTLKKELSAAGLSTGIGDEGGFAPNIASTREALDFILKSIEKAGYKPGEDIYLALDCAATEYFKDGKYVLAGEGKTLSSDENVAYLEALVKDYPIISIEDGMSEDDWDGWIALTEALGGKVQLVGDDLFVTNPERLAQGIERKAANSMLVKVNQIGSLTETLKAVDMAHRARMTNVMSHRSGETEDSTIADLAVATNCGQIKTGSLARSDRLAKYNQLIRIEEALGETALYAGRSILR; from the coding sequence ATGAGCACCATCATCGACATTCACGCCCGCGAAATCCTCGATAGCCGGGGCAACCCGACGGTGGAGGTGGATGTGATCCTCGAAGACGGCACGATGGGCCGCGCCGCCGTCCCCTCGGGGGCCTCGACCGGGGCCTATGAGGCGGTCGAGCGCCGGGATGGCGACAAGAGCCGCTATATGGGCAAGGGCGTGCTGGAGGCCGTGGCGGCGGTGAATGGCGAGATCGCCGATGCGCTGGTCGGGTTCGACGCGACCGAGCAGGTGGCCATCGACGAGGCGATGATCGAACTGGACGGCACCGCCAACAAGGGCCGTCTTGGGGCCAATGCCATTCTGGGTGTGAGCCTTGCCAATGCCAAGGCGGCAGCGGATTTCACCACGCAGCCCCTGTTTCGCTATGTCGGCGGCACGCAGGCCCGCGTACTGCCCGTGCCGATGATGAACATCATCAATGGCGGCGAGCATGCCGACAACCCGATCGACATTCAGGAATTCATGATCATGCCCGTGGCGGCCGACAGCATCCGCGACGCGGTGCGCATGGGCGCAGAGGTGTTTCATACGCTCAAGAAAGAGCTCAGCGCCGCCGGGCTGAGCACCGGGATCGGTGACGAGGGCGGCTTTGCCCCCAATATCGCCTCAACCCGCGAAGCGCTCGATTTCATCCTCAAATCCATCGAGAAGGCAGGCTACAAGCCGGGCGAGGACATCTATCTGGCCCTCGATTGCGCCGCCACGGAATACTTCAAGGACGGCAAATATGTCCTTGCTGGCGAAGGAAAAACACTGAGTTCGGACGAGAACGTCGCCTATCTCGAAGCACTAGTGAAGGACTATCCGATCATCTCGATCGAAGACGGCATGTCCGAGGATGACTGGGACGGCTGGATCGCGCTGACCGAGGCCCTGGGCGGCAAGGTGCAGCTTGTCGGGGATGATTTGTTTGTCACCAACCCGGAGCGTCTGGCTCAGGGGATCGAGCGCAAGGCGGCCAACTCCATGCTGGTCAAGGTCAACCAGATCGGCAGCCTGACGGAAACGCTGAAGGCGGTGGACATGGCCCATCGGGCACGCATGACCAACGTCATGTCACACCGTTCGGGCGAGACCGAGGACAGCACCATCGCCGATCTGGCCGTGGCCACGAATTGCGGACAGATCAAGACCGGCTCGCTTGCGCGCTCGGACCGGCTGGCGAAGTACAACCAGCTTATCCGCATCGAGGAAGCCCTGGGCGAAACCGCCCTCTATGCCGGGCGCTCGATCCTGCGCTGA
- a CDS encoding DMT family transporter, whose amino-acid sequence MDNLRGILFILLAMLAFTIEDVFIKQLSSTIAVGQILLLIGVGSGAIFAVAALLRRKRLFARAAWRGPFLWRMLAEACAAMAFSTSLSLVDLSVVAAVFQATPLVITLGAALFLGEDVGWRRWSAILVGFCGVLLIIRPGLDGFQPEALLVVIAVLCVATRDLITRRMDVAVDSTVVSFQAFSALIVAGPLLLMATGGEYRPMTGHEQLMILGALIFSAIGYYGIVSGMRIGEASVVTPFRYTRLLFSIIAGILVFSERPDTLTLTGAVLIIATGLYTVLRERRLARRAALQA is encoded by the coding sequence TTGGACAATCTGCGCGGGATCCTTTTCATCCTCCTGGCGATGCTCGCCTTCACGATCGAGGATGTGTTCATCAAGCAGCTTTCCAGCACCATCGCGGTGGGTCAGATCCTGCTGCTGATCGGGGTTGGAAGTGGCGCGATCTTTGCGGTGGCAGCCCTGCTGCGCCGCAAGCGGCTTTTTGCGCGTGCGGCCTGGCGCGGGCCGTTTTTGTGGCGGATGCTGGCAGAGGCCTGTGCCGCCATGGCCTTTTCCACCTCGCTGTCGCTGGTTGATCTGTCGGTTGTTGCCGCCGTCTTTCAGGCGACCCCGCTTGTCATCACCCTGGGGGCCGCGCTGTTTCTGGGCGAAGATGTGGGCTGGCGGCGGTGGAGCGCTATCCTCGTGGGCTTCTGCGGCGTCCTGCTGATCATCCGGCCCGGTCTGGACGGGTTTCAGCCCGAGGCGCTTCTGGTGGTCATCGCCGTGCTCTGCGTGGCCACGCGCGACCTGATCACGCGGCGCATGGATGTGGCCGTAGACAGCACCGTTGTCTCTTTTCAGGCCTTCTCGGCGCTGATCGTGGCGGGGCCCCTGCTTCTGATGGCCACCGGCGGTGAGTATCGCCCCATGACCGGCCATGAGCAGTTGATGATCCTCGGTGCGCTGATCTTCAGTGCCATCGGCTATTACGGGATCGTGTCGGGTATGCGGATCGGCGAGGCGTCAGTGGTCACCCCGTTCCGCTACACGCGCCTTTTGTTTTCGATCATCGCGGGCATTCTGGTGTTCAGCGAGCGCCCCGATACGCTGACCCTGACGGGGGCGGTCCTGATCATTGCCACCGGGCTTTACACGGTTCTGCGCGAGCGTCGCCTGGCCCGGCGGGCCGCCTTGCAGGCCTGA
- a CDS encoding Fur family transcriptional regulator: MPDTIIDRCEAKGLRMTDQRRTIASVLEDSDDHPDVEELYTRAVARDAGISIATVYRTVKLFEEAGILDKLEFGDGRARYEDAERDHHDHLIDMNSGDVIEFVDPEIEALQEKIAEKLGYRLIGHRLELYGVPKKGD, translated from the coding sequence ATGCCAGACACGATCATCGACCGCTGCGAGGCCAAGGGCCTGCGCATGACCGACCAGCGCCGCACCATCGCGAGCGTCCTGGAGGATTCAGACGATCACCCCGATGTGGAAGAGCTCTATACAAGGGCCGTGGCGCGCGATGCGGGCATTTCCATTGCAACGGTCTATCGCACCGTCAAGCTCTTTGAAGAGGCGGGCATTCTCGACAAGCTGGAATTCGGAGACGGGCGCGCGCGTTATGAAGATGCCGAGCGCGATCACCATGACCACCTGATCGACATGAATTCCGGCGATGTGATCGAGTTTGTCGACCCCGAGATCGAAGCCCTGCAGGAAAAGATCGCCGAGAAGCTGGGCTACCGGCTGATCGGGCATCGGCTGGAGCTTTACGGCGTGCCCAAGAAGGGCGACTGA
- a CDS encoding DEAD/DEAH box helicase produces the protein MKLTLFDKMGLPGPLVKKLTAQGISEPTPIQSHAIPHALDGHDIMGLAQTGTGKTLAFGLPLVAGLMEQRGKPAPKTVRSLILAPTRELVGQIKDALIPLVAGTPIKVGMVVGGVGINPQINRLARGLDVLVATPGRLLDLLDRGALTLDQTRFLVLDEADQMLDLGFIHALRKIAGLLPAERQTMLFSATMPKQMEEIAASYLTHPKRVQVSPPGKAADKITQCVHFIAKAEKPNLLIELLDAHRDELALVFGRTKHGSDKLARRLEQAGYAVAAIHGNKSQGQRERALKAFRDGEVTVLVATDVAARGLDIPDVKHVYNYELPNVPENYVHRIGRTARAGRDGMAVAFCAPDEMGELKDIQKVMKLTIPVASGRAWEELPDPTAKPQGRKGPARGAKPGGGPRRRRRRGGGGGGSRAKAA, from the coding sequence ATGAAATTGACTTTGTTCGACAAAATGGGCCTGCCCGGCCCGCTGGTAAAGAAACTGACCGCCCAGGGCATTAGCGAGCCGACCCCGATCCAGAGCCATGCCATCCCGCATGCGCTGGACGGGCATGACATCATGGGTCTCGCACAGACCGGCACCGGCAAGACCTTGGCCTTTGGCCTGCCGCTTGTCGCCGGGCTGATGGAGCAGCGCGGCAAACCCGCGCCCAAAACCGTGCGCAGCCTGATCCTTGCCCCCACGCGCGAGCTGGTGGGGCAGATCAAGGACGCGTTGATCCCGCTCGTGGCGGGCACACCGATCAAGGTCGGCATGGTGGTCGGCGGTGTGGGCATCAACCCGCAGATCAACCGTCTGGCCCGGGGGCTCGATGTGCTCGTGGCCACGCCGGGCCGGTTGCTCGATCTGCTGGACCGGGGCGCGCTGACGCTGGATCAGACGCGTTTTCTGGTGCTGGACGAGGCCGACCAGATGCTCGACCTCGGGTTCATCCATGCGCTGCGCAAGATCGCGGGCCTGCTGCCCGCCGAACGCCAGACGATGCTGTTTTCGGCCACCATGCCCAAACAGATGGAAGAGATCGCGGCAAGCTATCTGACCCATCCCAAGCGCGTGCAGGTGTCGCCGCCGGGCAAGGCTGCGGACAAGATCACTCAATGCGTCCACTTTATCGCCAAGGCTGAAAAGCCGAATTTGCTGATCGAGCTTCTGGACGCGCATCGCGACGAGCTGGCGCTGGTTTTCGGCCGCACGAAACACGGTTCGGACAAACTGGCGCGCAGGCTGGAGCAGGCGGGCTATGCGGTCGCCGCGATCCATGGCAACAAGAGCCAGGGTCAGAGGGAGCGCGCGCTGAAGGCATTCCGCGACGGCGAGGTGACAGTGCTGGTGGCCACGGATGTGGCCGCGCGGGGGCTGGATATCCCGGATGTGAAGCATGTCTACAATTACGAGCTGCCGAATGTGCCTGAAAACTATGTGCACCGGATCGGCCGCACGGCGCGGGCCGGCCGCGACGGTATGGCGGTGGCTTTCTGCGCGCCCGACGAAATGGGTGAACTGAAAGACATTCAGAAAGTGATGAAACTCACGATCCCTGTGGCCTCCGGCCGTGCCTGGGAAGAGTTGCCTGACCCCACGGCCAAACCGCAGGGCCGCAAAGGGCCCGCACGCGGCGCCAAGCCGGGTGGGGGGCCGCGCAGGCGGCGGCGTCGCGGCGGTGGCGGCGGCGGTTCCCGCGCCAAGGCAGCCTAG